The following are from one region of the Salicibibacter kimchii genome:
- a CDS encoding YlaI family protein, which yields MQAKCPLCNRIDRISDDDPLAKKLRNRPIHTYTCTECYDRISRKAKSRRGEKQS from the coding sequence ATGCAAGCAAAATGTCCATTATGTAATCGAATTGACCGTATCTCCGACGATGACCCCCTTGCGAAGAAGTTACGCAACCGGCCGATTCACACGTACACATGCACCGAATGTTACGACCGGATTTCCCGCAAAGCGAAATCCCGGCGAGGGGAAAAACAATCCTAG
- a CDS encoding peptidyl-prolyl cis-trans isomerase yields MDPFIVPISGNVKHRITLDPTVWIFDNRKIHLENFFQETSSAEGVKEERADIGPRRWQTNQIRTKKEASIEGSYGMKLAPFIDNAAPLASATTLVAVTSAGEEITAPLETGKSWIAGFSSEGMALKENGPIHIYFADGTNQHSPLTHVVELRVE; encoded by the coding sequence ATGGACCCTTTTATTGTCCCCATATCCGGAAACGTGAAACATCGAATTACGCTCGACCCTACTGTATGGATCTTTGACAATCGAAAAATACATTTAGAAAATTTCTTTCAGGAAACGTCATCCGCAGAAGGAGTAAAGGAAGAACGGGCAGACATTGGTCCGAGGCGTTGGCAAACCAATCAGATTCGCACGAAAAAAGAAGCCTCGATTGAAGGCTCCTACGGCATGAAACTAGCTCCATTTATTGACAATGCTGCACCTTTGGCATCCGCGACAACCCTTGTTGCTGTCACATCCGCGGGGGAAGAAATCACAGCCCCGCTGGAAACCGGCAAATCATGGATCGCCGGTTTCTCTTCGGAAGGCATGGCGTTAAAAGAAAATGGTCCGATTCACATCTATTTTGCCGACGGTACGAACCAACATTCCCCACTAACCCACGTGGTTGAACTGCGGGTGGAATAA
- a CDS encoding UPF0223 family protein — MKDEVAIPFSTDWSKDEIVTVANFFTQVDNAYKAGVKAGELLNAYKQFKEVVPAKNEEKSYFRDYDQQAGQSCWRTVRLAKEKNPEEIVRQT, encoded by the coding sequence TTGAAAGATGAAGTAGCCATTCCCTTTTCTACCGATTGGTCGAAAGATGAGATTGTAACGGTTGCAAACTTTTTCACACAAGTCGATAACGCCTACAAAGCAGGCGTTAAAGCAGGCGAACTTCTAAACGCCTATAAGCAATTTAAAGAAGTAGTGCCGGCAAAAAATGAGGAAAAGTCCTATTTTCGGGATTATGATCAGCAAGCAGGACAATCGTGTTGGCGCACGGTTCGCTTGGCCAAGGAAAAAAATCCGGAAGAGATTGTCCGGCAAACGTAA
- a CDS encoding YlaH-like family protein, with protein MALGFWLLYFSVIILSVIVFNLGFARKLPLLKNVVVYTGLVIGCIVLTFFAIFMPVAEALIVIAAVLGVYRIRLRIHKKQQEA; from the coding sequence ATGGCCCTTGGCTTTTGGCTCTTGTATTTCTCCGTGATCATTCTAAGTGTGATTGTATTTAATCTAGGTTTCGCGAGAAAATTGCCGTTACTAAAAAATGTCGTCGTGTATACCGGTCTCGTCATCGGCTGCATTGTATTAACATTTTTTGCTATTTTCATGCCCGTTGCCGAAGCTTTGATTGTGATAGCGGCTGTGCTCGGCGTCTATCGGATTCGCCTGCGAATCCATAAAAAACAACAAGAAGCTTAA
- a CDS encoding YktB family protein — protein sequence MDLPTFTQKEFNIFHTEGLEPRMEAIRENIQPKFRALGEPLAEELSDLTGNDMFLHIAKHARRKTNPPADTWLAVAHNHRGYKKHPHFQVGLFDDHLFIWLAYIYELPNKKEIAQQLLDRQDQLEKLPNHYAVSLDHTKKNARTLESMETDELHKSLVRFRDVKKGEFLIGQQIAHDDPVLKDGDKLFSTIMDTFKHVQPFYEKTTHLHI from the coding sequence ATGGACCTTCCAACATTTACACAAAAAGAATTTAATATTTTTCATACCGAGGGTCTCGAACCGCGAATGGAAGCGATACGGGAAAACATTCAACCTAAATTCAGGGCGCTCGGCGAGCCACTGGCCGAAGAGCTTAGCGATTTAACCGGCAATGACATGTTTTTGCACATCGCTAAACACGCCCGCCGTAAAACAAACCCGCCAGCGGACACATGGCTTGCCGTAGCCCATAACCATCGCGGCTATAAAAAACATCCCCATTTCCAGGTTGGACTATTTGATGACCATCTTTTCATTTGGCTTGCTTACATTTATGAGCTTCCGAATAAAAAAGAAATCGCACAGCAATTGTTGGATCGTCAGGATCAACTCGAAAAGCTTCCCAATCACTATGCCGTTTCTCTCGATCATACAAAGAAAAATGCACGCACATTGGAATCGATGGAGACAGATGAATTGCACAAAAGTCTCGTGCGTTTTCGTGACGTAAAAAAAGGAGAGTTTTTGATCGGACAACAAATTGCCCATGATGATCCTGTCCTGAAAGACGGAGACAAGCTCTTTTCAACCATCATGGATACGTTTAAACACGTACAACCATTTTACGAAAAAACCACTCACTTGCACATATAA
- a CDS encoding GapA-binding peptide SR1P: MAMIVCAECDCTIEHFKAEKMATLYGNCEACKKKRASR; encoded by the coding sequence ATGGCAATGATCGTTTGTGCGGAATGTGACTGTACCATTGAACATTTCAAAGCCGAAAAGATGGCAACGTTATACGGAAATTGCGAAGCATGCAAGAAAAAACGCGCGTCAAGATAA
- a CDS encoding polysaccharide deacetylase family protein, translating to MRFSKAMPYWVAITLVLAACQQTEEDVSVEEEADENTVVEEENETEEEREDASSEPNEEADEPIEEELEPAYTLNENNWALEPIDDAEEKAVLITIDDAPDDHGVEMAETLEELGVSAIFFVNHHFINDEEGEEELLEIIDHGHEIGNHTMTHANLQDISEEEVEEEIVDLSDEIEGITGERPDFFRAPHGANTDRSWEVVEEEGMLGMNWTYGFDWEEEYTDPDALAEIMVETELLQNGANILMHDREWTNEALENIILGLEEEGYDFIDPAEIELENE from the coding sequence GTGCGTTTCTCTAAAGCAATGCCCTATTGGGTGGCTATAACGCTAGTGCTCGCGGCATGCCAGCAAACGGAGGAAGACGTGAGCGTGGAGGAGGAAGCGGACGAGAACACGGTTGTCGAAGAAGAAAACGAAACGGAAGAAGAGAGAGAAGATGCTTCATCGGAGCCTAATGAGGAGGCTGATGAACCTATAGAAGAAGAACTTGAACCGGCGTACACCCTTAATGAAAACAATTGGGCGTTAGAGCCTATTGACGATGCCGAAGAGAAAGCCGTCCTTATTACCATCGATGATGCGCCGGATGACCACGGCGTAGAGATGGCCGAGACGCTTGAAGAACTAGGGGTAAGTGCAATATTTTTCGTGAACCACCACTTTATCAATGATGAAGAAGGGGAAGAAGAACTGCTTGAAATTATTGACCATGGTCATGAAATCGGAAACCATACGATGACCCATGCGAATTTGCAGGACATCTCAGAGGAAGAGGTGGAAGAAGAAATCGTCGATTTGAGTGATGAAATCGAAGGGATTACCGGAGAAAGACCGGATTTTTTCCGAGCGCCTCACGGAGCGAATACAGATCGCAGCTGGGAAGTCGTGGAAGAAGAAGGGATGCTGGGCATGAATTGGACCTACGGGTTTGATTGGGAAGAAGAATATACCGATCCCGATGCCCTGGCGGAAATTATGGTGGAAACAGAGCTCTTGCAAAACGGAGCCAATATCCTTATGCATGACCGGGAATGGACGAACGAGGCTCTGGAAAATATTATTTTAGGACTCGAGGAAGAAGGGTATGACTTTATCGATCCGGCGGAAATAGAACTGGAAAATGAGTGA
- a CDS encoding PhoH family protein has translation MKKTYVLDTNVLLQDPRALFSFKENDVLVPAIVLQELDAKKKHMNEIGRNAREVARLLDQLRSRKPLHQGVPLESGGYLHVELNHRSYEKLKNILPDATNDNRIIALALNVEAEKMKEVRDEQVVLVSKDALVRIKAEALGLKAEDFLSDRVVVDDDLYKGHLSVHVAPALLEQFYQTRQIPITSLPCSPFYPGSFVLLKNELQPSVSGLGRVDHDGKALRPLIHDRESVWGIKPRNVQQKMSFDILLDQTLSLVTLTGKAGTGKTLLSMAAGLLQTEDLRIYKKLLIARPVVPMGKDIGYLPGEKDEKLRPWMQPIYDNLEFLFNANKPEEVDNILLGLGSIQVEALTYIRGRSLPGQLIIVDEAQNLTKHEVKTILTRVGENTKIVLMGDPEQIDHPYLDAYNNGLTYVVERFKDQPISGHVSLAKGERSSLAQLAADLL, from the coding sequence TTGAAAAAAACTTATGTTCTTGATACAAATGTCCTATTGCAAGACCCTCGTGCCCTTTTTTCTTTTAAGGAAAATGATGTCTTAGTCCCCGCGATTGTATTACAAGAATTGGATGCGAAAAAAAAGCACATGAACGAAATCGGGCGCAATGCTCGAGAGGTGGCGCGGCTCCTTGATCAGCTAAGGTCCCGAAAGCCGTTGCATCAAGGCGTGCCGCTTGAAAGTGGCGGTTATTTGCACGTGGAATTGAACCACCGCTCTTATGAAAAGCTGAAAAACATTTTGCCTGATGCCACAAACGATAATCGAATTATTGCGTTGGCTTTAAACGTGGAAGCAGAAAAAATGAAAGAAGTACGCGATGAACAGGTTGTTTTGGTAAGCAAGGATGCCCTTGTGCGTATTAAAGCAGAAGCGTTAGGGTTAAAGGCAGAAGATTTCCTCAGCGACCGGGTGGTTGTCGATGATGATCTATACAAAGGGCATCTGAGTGTTCACGTCGCCCCTGCTTTATTGGAACAATTTTATCAAACCCGGCAAATTCCCATAACGTCTCTCCCTTGTTCGCCTTTCTATCCCGGGTCCTTCGTCCTTCTAAAAAATGAGTTACAGCCCTCTGTGTCCGGGTTGGGTCGTGTTGATCATGATGGAAAGGCGTTACGGCCGTTAATCCATGACCGTGAAAGCGTATGGGGAATTAAGCCGCGGAACGTTCAACAAAAGATGTCTTTTGATATCTTGCTGGACCAAACGTTGTCATTGGTGACATTGACCGGGAAGGCCGGTACTGGTAAGACATTGCTGTCCATGGCTGCGGGTTTATTGCAAACGGAAGACTTAAGGATTTATAAGAAGTTGTTGATTGCCCGGCCGGTCGTACCGATGGGAAAAGATATCGGCTATTTGCCCGGAGAAAAAGATGAAAAATTACGCCCGTGGATGCAGCCGATTTATGATAACTTGGAGTTTTTGTTCAACGCAAACAAGCCCGAAGAAGTAGACAATATTTTATTAGGGCTGGGCTCGATTCAAGTTGAAGCGCTCACGTATATTCGCGGGCGTAGCTTGCCCGGGCAGCTGATCATTGTGGATGAAGCGCAAAACTTAACGAAACATGAAGTGAAGACGATTTTAACAAGAGTCGGGGAGAATACGAAGATTGTGCTGATGGGAGATCCGGAACAAATTGATCATCCGTATTTGGATGCTTATAACAATGGGCTTACTTACGTCGTGGAGCGTTTTAAAGATCAACCGATAAGCGGGCATGTGTCGCTTGCGAAAGGGGAGAGGTCCTCGCTCGCACAACTAGCGGCGGATTTATTGTAG
- a CDS encoding DUF5325 family protein, with protein MRKINWTLLFLAFLATASILAYGIAVAERSFMIAIIATIILYSSFKGAAIYRKRKPVT; from the coding sequence ATGCGAAAAATAAACTGGACTTTATTATTTTTAGCCTTTCTTGCCACGGCATCCATCTTGGCCTATGGCATTGCAGTGGCGGAACGAAGTTTCATGATCGCGATCATCGCAACGATCATTCTGTATTCTTCGTTCAAAGGCGCAGCCATTTATCGGAAAAGAAAGCCCGTAACCTAA
- a CDS encoding dihydrolipoamide acetyltransferase family protein — protein MAYKFELPDIGEGIHEGEIVTWFVKKGDKVEEDDVLCEVQNDKAVVEIPSPVGGTILDVKVEENTTVTVGDVIVTIDDGSGSEEEEDELSSDEGDSDDAEKDDIEQDDEQQKTAEKEDTKEKDKKEEGQKQEDAGDNKRIIAMPSVRKYAREQNVTINDVQGTGKNGRILKEDVDAFMSGDAETEEKEETPAEAKEAAPKAAADVCEERVPLKGIRKTIANAMVHSKRTAPHVTHMDEVEVSALVANRKRFKPVAAEKEIKLTYLPYVVKAYTSALREYPVLNASIDDENEEIVYKKNFNVGIAADTDRGLMVPVVPEADRKSIFMIAAEVNELAQKAKDGKLASAEMQGGTSTISNVGSANGSFFTPVINHPEVAILGIGRIEEKAVVRDGEVVVRPMLALSLSYDHRLIDGVTAQQALNHVKRLLNDPELIMMEG, from the coding sequence GTGGCTTATAAATTTGAGCTCCCGGATATTGGCGAGGGGATTCATGAAGGCGAAATCGTCACATGGTTTGTAAAAAAAGGGGACAAAGTTGAAGAAGACGACGTTCTCTGTGAAGTGCAAAACGACAAAGCTGTGGTCGAAATCCCCTCTCCGGTAGGCGGGACGATTTTAGACGTTAAAGTAGAAGAAAACACCACCGTGACGGTGGGAGATGTTATCGTTACGATCGATGACGGTAGCGGATCTGAAGAGGAAGAAGACGAACTTTCCTCGGATGAAGGCGATTCGGACGATGCAGAAAAAGACGATATAGAGCAAGACGATGAACAACAAAAAACCGCTGAAAAAGAAGATACAAAAGAAAAAGATAAAAAAGAAGAAGGGCAAAAGCAAGAAGACGCAGGGGATAACAAACGGATCATTGCCATGCCTTCGGTCCGTAAATATGCTCGCGAACAAAACGTCACCATTAACGACGTCCAAGGAACGGGCAAAAACGGACGAATCTTAAAAGAAGATGTCGATGCCTTTATGAGTGGAGATGCTGAAACGGAAGAAAAAGAAGAAACACCTGCGGAAGCAAAAGAAGCGGCCCCGAAAGCAGCTGCCGATGTCTGCGAAGAACGCGTGCCGCTTAAAGGCATACGCAAAACGATCGCGAACGCAATGGTGCATAGCAAGCGTACTGCACCTCACGTCACGCACATGGACGAAGTGGAAGTGAGTGCCCTCGTCGCGAATCGGAAACGGTTTAAGCCGGTGGCCGCCGAAAAAGAAATCAAGCTTACGTACTTGCCGTATGTCGTTAAAGCTTACACTTCCGCGCTAAGGGAATATCCGGTGCTAAACGCTTCCATTGATGATGAAAACGAAGAAATTGTCTACAAAAAGAACTTCAACGTCGGTATTGCTGCAGACACCGATCGTGGACTGATGGTTCCGGTTGTTCCGGAAGCAGATCGCAAATCGATTTTCATGATCGCCGCTGAGGTTAATGAACTTGCGCAAAAAGCAAAAGACGGAAAATTAGCGAGCGCGGAAATGCAAGGCGGAACAAGCACGATCTCCAATGTCGGCTCGGCAAACGGATCGTTTTTCACACCGGTCATCAATCACCCGGAAGTCGCCATTCTCGGCATCGGCCGTATCGAAGAAAAAGCGGTCGTTCGAGACGGGGAAGTTGTCGTTCGTCCGATGCTTGCGTTATCGTTAAGTTATGATCACCGCCTGATCGATGGGGTGACTGCACAGCAAGCGTTAAATCATGTGAAACGTTTGCTTAACGATCCGGAATTAATAATGATGGAGGGGTAA
- the lpdA gene encoding dihydrolipoyl dehydrogenase has translation MVVGDLAEEVDTIIIGSGPGGYVAAIRAAQTGQSVTLVEKGDLGGVCLNVGCIPSKALIEAGHSYEKAQGNDELGIKAENVSVDFSKVQEWKSGVVQKLTGGVQSLLKGNKVNVVQGEAYFSDKDTVRVSSENNSGQSYKFKNAIIATGSQPVELPNFKYSDRVIDSSGALALDAIPDKLVVIGGGYIGIELAGAYANFGSEVTVLEGEKRILGGFEKQMSQLVQRRLKNKGVTFYTQAMANGVEEKEDGVTVTADVKGEEQKIDADYVLVSVGRKPNTEELGLEQIGVEMDDKGLVQTDKEARTSVSNIFAIGDITDGPPLAHKASYEGKIAAEVISGEASAIDYLGIPLVAFSEPELASVGYTEEEAKEAGYEAKASKFPFQANGRALSLNDTDGFMKLVTREEDNLVIGAQIAGPNASDMIAEVGLAIEAGMTAEDVAMTIHAHPTLGEITMEAADVALGTPIHSM, from the coding sequence ATGGTAGTTGGAGATTTAGCAGAAGAAGTGGACACGATTATTATCGGGTCCGGTCCCGGGGGATACGTGGCGGCGATTCGTGCCGCCCAAACCGGGCAGTCCGTCACCCTCGTAGAAAAGGGGGATTTGGGAGGCGTTTGCTTAAACGTCGGTTGTATCCCGTCCAAAGCTTTGATTGAAGCCGGGCATAGTTACGAAAAGGCGCAAGGAAATGACGAACTTGGCATTAAAGCGGAAAATGTCTCCGTTGATTTTTCCAAAGTGCAAGAATGGAAAAGCGGTGTGGTCCAAAAATTAACAGGCGGTGTCCAGAGCCTGTTAAAAGGAAACAAAGTGAATGTTGTGCAGGGAGAAGCTTATTTCTCCGACAAGGACACCGTGAGAGTGTCCAGTGAAAATAACAGCGGGCAATCGTACAAGTTTAAAAATGCCATCATTGCAACAGGTTCTCAGCCAGTTGAGCTCCCCAATTTTAAATATAGCGATCGAGTGATCGATTCCTCGGGCGCGTTGGCATTGGACGCTATCCCGGACAAGCTCGTCGTCATCGGCGGCGGTTATATCGGCATTGAATTGGCAGGCGCTTACGCCAATTTCGGAAGTGAAGTAACCGTCCTCGAGGGCGAAAAACGTATCCTCGGCGGGTTCGAGAAGCAAATGTCACAACTCGTTCAACGCCGTTTGAAAAATAAAGGGGTCACGTTCTACACGCAAGCGATGGCGAACGGTGTGGAAGAAAAAGAGGACGGCGTAACGGTGACCGCCGATGTGAAAGGCGAGGAACAAAAAATCGATGCCGACTACGTCCTCGTAAGCGTTGGACGCAAACCGAATACCGAGGAGCTTGGCCTTGAGCAGATCGGCGTTGAAATGGACGATAAGGGCCTCGTTCAAACCGATAAAGAAGCGCGCACGAGCGTGTCTAACATATTCGCGATTGGTGATATTACCGATGGGCCGCCGCTTGCGCACAAAGCTTCTTATGAAGGCAAGATTGCTGCTGAAGTCATTTCCGGTGAAGCATCTGCCATAGATTACCTTGGCATTCCGCTTGTTGCCTTCTCAGAGCCGGAACTGGCCTCCGTCGGTTACACAGAAGAGGAAGCCAAGGAAGCCGGTTATGAAGCAAAAGCATCGAAGTTTCCATTCCAGGCTAACGGACGGGCCTTATCCCTTAATGACACCGATGGGTTTATGAAACTTGTGACAAGAGAAGAAGACAACTTAGTCATCGGCGCCCAAATCGCCGGACCCAATGCCTCCGACATGATCGCTGAAGTCGGACTTGCCATTGAAGCCGGCATGACGGCAGAAGATGTGGCCATGACCATTCATGCCCACCCGACGCTCGGAGAGATTACGATGGAAGCAGCCGACGTAGCGCTAGGGACGCCAATCCATTCCATGTAA
- a CDS encoding inositol monophosphatase family protein: MDWTAMKDQAIAFITEAAHRLYDPAIRKLDIDTKEDADDLVTENDFAVQRLLTKKIKETYPTHFVVGEEGEHDQPIPENTVTWYIDPIDGTTNYVHQYMNFAISIGIHYDGQGKVGVIYDLISDELFSAVQGEGAYLNGKRLHPRKPVDLSRAIIGFNARWLVGRVDATTKEVFAGLVRDVRATRSYGAASLELAYIAAGRLDAYVNMRLSPWDYAGAMVLLSETDADCSPLFAYDTLFKDSCSVLAGETHVFKEIYQRCNADR, translated from the coding sequence GTGGATTGGACAGCAATGAAAGATCAAGCAATAGCATTTATAACTGAGGCCGCCCACCGTCTTTACGATCCTGCTATTCGGAAGCTGGATATTGATACAAAGGAAGACGCGGATGACCTTGTGACCGAGAATGACTTTGCAGTACAACGTCTTTTGACAAAAAAAATCAAAGAAACCTATCCGACACACTTTGTCGTTGGTGAAGAAGGAGAGCATGATCAACCAATTCCCGAAAATACCGTCACATGGTATATTGACCCGATCGATGGGACGACGAATTACGTCCATCAGTATATGAATTTCGCTATTTCGATTGGGATTCATTATGACGGACAGGGCAAAGTCGGTGTGATCTATGACTTGATTTCCGATGAATTGTTTAGCGCCGTCCAAGGGGAGGGGGCATATTTGAACGGGAAAAGATTACACCCACGAAAGCCGGTGGACCTTTCACGGGCAATTATTGGATTTAACGCGCGTTGGCTCGTAGGCCGGGTAGACGCGACCACGAAAGAAGTGTTCGCCGGTCTTGTGCGAGATGTACGCGCGACCCGGTCGTACGGCGCTGCTTCCTTGGAGCTGGCTTATATCGCGGCCGGACGCCTGGATGCCTATGTAAATATGCGCTTGTCGCCATGGGACTACGCGGGCGCGATGGTTCTGCTTTCGGAAACGGACGCCGATTGCTCACCGCTGTTTGCTTATGATACCTTGTTTAAGGATTCATGTTCCGTGCTTGCAGGTGAAACGCACGTTTTCAAAGAGATTTACCAAAGATGCAACGCTGATCGATAA
- the typA gene encoding translational GTPase TypA — translation MNIRNDLRNIAIIAHVDHGKTTLVDEMLKQSGTFKAHERVDERAMDSDDLEKERGITILAKNTAIQYKEKQINILDTPGHADFGGEVERILQMVDGVLLVVDAYEGCMPQTRFVLKKALEQELTPVVVLNKIDREGARPEEVVDEVLDLFIELGATEDQIDFPVLHASAINGMAKHPEDETDRGMEVLFDAIGEHVPAPEETSDEPLQFQITMLEYNDFLGRIGVGRVFKGKVSHGDRAVLITRDGEERSFRISKLFGFHGLEKQEIKEAEAGDIIAIAGVDDINVGETICLEGHVEALPALRIDEPTLQMTFLANNSPFSGLEGDHVTSRKIEERLMRQLETDVSLKVEETDSPDAWTVSGRGELHLSILIENMRREGYELQVSKPEVIVKEIDGVKHEPFERVQIDIPEAYTGAVMEALGERKGEMLNMQQEGEGQTRLEFLIPARGLIGYSTEFLSQTKGYGLINHSFDSYQPFIEGQIAGRREGVLVAQEKGKATTYSMLQLEDRGMLFVEAGTEVYEGMIVGEHSRENDLAVNITKEKAANNIRSATKEQTATLKQPRILTLEEAMQYLNDDEYCELTPQAIRLRKKTLSTSMREREQKRKKKIST, via the coding sequence GTGAATATTCGCAACGACTTGCGCAATATCGCGATTATTGCCCATGTGGACCACGGAAAAACGACGCTCGTTGATGAAATGTTAAAGCAATCGGGGACATTTAAAGCACACGAGCGCGTAGACGAACGTGCAATGGATTCGGATGACTTGGAAAAAGAACGCGGCATTACAATTTTAGCTAAAAATACCGCCATACAGTATAAAGAAAAACAAATCAACATTCTTGATACGCCGGGCCATGCCGATTTTGGCGGTGAAGTGGAACGGATTTTGCAAATGGTGGACGGAGTGCTCCTCGTCGTTGACGCTTATGAAGGGTGCATGCCGCAAACGCGGTTTGTGTTAAAAAAAGCGCTCGAACAAGAACTCACTCCTGTCGTCGTGTTGAATAAAATCGACCGGGAAGGTGCCAGGCCGGAAGAGGTCGTCGACGAAGTGTTGGATCTTTTTATCGAATTGGGCGCAACGGAAGACCAAATTGATTTTCCGGTGCTCCATGCATCGGCGATCAACGGTATGGCAAAACACCCAGAGGATGAGACCGACCGGGGCATGGAAGTACTTTTCGACGCGATTGGCGAGCACGTGCCTGCCCCCGAAGAAACAAGCGATGAACCGTTGCAATTTCAGATCACAATGTTGGAATACAATGATTTTCTGGGACGAATCGGAGTTGGCCGAGTTTTTAAAGGAAAAGTTTCCCACGGGGACCGAGCGGTATTGATCACGAGGGATGGAGAGGAACGAAGTTTCCGCATCAGCAAGCTGTTCGGTTTTCACGGCTTGGAAAAACAGGAGATTAAAGAGGCCGAAGCCGGTGACATTATCGCGATTGCAGGGGTCGATGATATTAATGTCGGGGAAACGATCTGCCTTGAGGGTCATGTGGAAGCTTTGCCTGCGCTCCGCATTGATGAGCCAACATTGCAAATGACGTTTTTGGCCAACAACAGCCCGTTTTCCGGGTTGGAAGGGGATCACGTCACAAGCCGGAAAATCGAAGAGCGGCTCATGCGCCAGCTGGAAACGGATGTGAGCCTGAAAGTCGAAGAGACCGATTCGCCGGATGCTTGGACGGTCTCCGGGCGCGGGGAACTGCATCTCTCCATCCTTATTGAAAATATGCGGCGGGAAGGATACGAGCTGCAAGTGTCCAAGCCGGAAGTGATTGTAAAAGAGATCGATGGTGTCAAACATGAACCGTTTGAACGCGTGCAAATCGATATACCGGAAGCATACACCGGCGCTGTCATGGAGGCCCTCGGCGAACGCAAAGGCGAGATGCTCAACATGCAACAAGAAGGCGAAGGACAAACACGTCTGGAATTTTTAATCCCCGCGCGAGGGTTGATCGGTTATTCCACTGAATTTTTGTCGCAAACAAAGGGGTACGGCCTCATCAATCACTCTTTTGATTCCTATCAGCCATTCATTGAAGGGCAAATTGCCGGACGCAGGGAAGGCGTGCTCGTGGCTCAAGAAAAAGGAAAAGCAACAACGTATAGCATGTTGCAATTGGAAGACCGCGGCATGCTGTTTGTCGAAGCGGGCACAGAGGTTTATGAAGGCATGATTGTTGGTGAGCACAGTCGGGAGAACGACTTGGCGGTGAACATTACAAAAGAAAAAGCTGCCAATAACATTCGTTCCGCCACGAAAGAACAGACGGCTACTTTAAAACAACCGCGAATCCTAACCCTGGAAGAAGCCATGCAGTACTTGAATGACGATGAATATTGTGAGCTTACACCACAGGCGATACGCCTTCGCAAGAAAACGTTAAGCACGTCTATGCGCGAGCGCGAACAAAAACGAAAAAAGAAAATATCAACGTAG